The DNA segment ATGAGCACGCGGCGGACGTTCGCCAGCAGTTGGTGGTCCTCTTCCGGGCCGTGGTGCATGCCCAGTTCCTTGCGGAACTTGTTGAGGGCCGTGACCGGCTTGACGCCGTGCAGCATCTCCGGCTTCCCCCAGTACAGCCTTTCGAGGTAGCACGCATCCTCGACCCAGTGCCCGGCGTGCACGAGGGCCAGATCCAGCAGCACGCACGGGCTGTCTCCGTTGCCCGCCGCGGCATGGCCGTTCCCGGCGGCGGCGCGGCGCATGGCGTTGCCGGGGTGCAGATCGCCGTGGCACCAGGAGTTGATGGGGCGGGAGTCCCAGATCACGGTCAGGCGCGGCAGTGCGCGGTGCACGTCCTTGAGGACGGCGTTCCAATGCTGGGGGTTCTCAATGGCGTGGGTGCCGTGGGGGCCTTGCGCCTGCTTGAGCGCTTCGCGGGCCTTGTGCAGGACCGCTTCCCAATCCGGCTGGGGCGGGGGTTTGCCCGGCGGCTTGATACGCGATGACAGCAGGTACCACCGTGCCGCAGCGCGGAGCAGGTCCAGCACGCCGGCTTCCGAGAGCCCGTGGTTCAGCGGCTGGCCCTCCAGGCGTTCGACAACGATCCACGCGAGGTCGTACCCGCCCAGTTCCTGCCCTGATGCGAAGACGCGCGGTGTGGGCAGGTGCCGCTCGGGCTGATCGCCGCCGAGCGCCGAGGCGTGCTCGGCGACTCCGGTGGTCCATACGTACTCGGCGGGGCCCACGGGGAGCTTC comes from the Phycisphaeraceae bacterium genome and includes:
- a CDS encoding phosphotransferase — its product is MVAQPSPGDSDTHHAHHADAHPAQGNGSGDLAALLEPALRAACRDRLSGIQWFKSTWQAGGASTGFAEFSDPDGGGVPVVVKLPVGPAEYVWTTGVAEHASALGGDQPERHLPTPRVFASGQELGGYDLAWIVVERLEGQPLNHGLSEAGVLDLLRAAARWYLLSSRIKPPGKPPPQPDWEAVLHKAREALKQAQGPHGTHAIENPQHWNAVLKDVHRALPRLTVIWDSRPINSWCHGDLHPGNAMRRAAAGNGHAAAGNGDSPCVLLDLALVHAGHWVEDACYLERLYWGKPEMLHGVKPVTALNKFRKELGMHHGPEEDHQLLANVRRVLMAATAPAYLQREGHPRYIKTALETLERLLPLIPRH